In Haematobia irritans isolate KBUSLIRL chromosome 1, ASM5000362v1, whole genome shotgun sequence, a genomic segment contains:
- the LOC142226633 gene encoding uncharacterized protein LOC142226633, whose translation MENLSSIVEIQKKTYSHLQRLEQRFEKKPEKERSRGYIKCILEEIEMIYKSFKEDHEQICAMVLDNSIEEKNVPYLKEDFYEVFFDTYITFKSKLLDLTDEPAVSHHPLASTFVTTHNNNSSTTSYAKLPKIELPVFTGEYLEWIPYSDMFISLVHNNPSLTDIQKYFYLKGSCKGSPLDIVNQYPASERNYSAAWEALRTRYQNKRKLIDQVLNKLFSIPHSNGSFSSIKELLDSTRSSLSLLKSLDIDIKTWDPILIYLTTQKMDKETRKDWEQSININENPSMDDLFKFLEVSFRTLESVEESVNSIEKPVSSSRSQLIKPYKRSLYTHNAAVNVNYCVCCQRRHPLYKCFKFSSLSPTEKRSVVSQNNICSNCLNSGHFYKQCKIAARCQQCQESHHTILHGAYAADIGQDRITTALSTTGEDENATALSHTQSTSHMNTHLTSLSVGQPSQILLATAQVLIKHSTGEYCVKALVDPGSQASFVTREICQLLNINKRRIEKTTVDGIGSTTRTSINHMVELNLTSKYDKNFTLSISALILSKITSYNPIDVKKCDLPNLESYQLSDPTFNLPSKIDILLGSDAYGDILLSKSIKIPNSVFLQESKFGWLVSGPIGKRASKSTVSINCCNLENLLRAFWEQEELIESRKLSIEEEACETYFLETYKRTADGRYEVHLPFRSLIQGKSMPLFQNTDYVALKRLKQLEASFKYRPQFAQAYKEFMAEYENLNHMSKVGIYPKDLPSKAYLLPHHGVFRESSVTTKLRVVFDGSSITSDQSSLNDELVSGPALQNDLPTVITRWRRFKISFTADLEKMFRQIKVFKDHQLYQCILWRDPSTNQINIYKLNTVTYGTTSAPFLAIRILKQIALDGKDEYPLASKVIDSDTYVDDVISGCDTVEEAVNLTQQLVRLLGNSGFNLRKWSSNSIDLLRAIPSEFQNNSSSFPLQNPEMVKALGLSWDPKTDNSARLFDPLGWLAPTTIIAKVMFQNLWREGLNWTDPLPMNLHNDWSKYRESLKDIEKLSLPRWFKCRSITSTDLHAFCDASKLAFAAVVYIRVVSEDGIVYVSLVQSKTKVAPLKVQTIPKLELCAAVLCAKLLNQVRSSIGLKINDVTFWTDSTTVLNWIKTQSSQLPVYEANRVSQIQRLTNISEWRYVSSSENPADCATRGLFPEDLKRHNIWWNGPQWLSEDPKMWPVIKLRNTNQSTSTKPILHSLAASTSTKPNSSDYPDYLSKYSSFNKLQRITAYILRFYYNLKSSIKRDVAGELHQFSGYLKTAELKRSRSLLVKMCQQISFRGELTCIKNKIPLPCNSSILKLQPFMDDEGVLRVGGRIQQADLSFGIKHPILLSKNDPISYLIFAEAHSKTLHGGVQLMQSYVAASYWVLSARTIAKSVKRNCVTCFKYAAKAATQIMGNLPQVRLNPARPFKHSGLDYAGPILIKQNTLRRSITTKGYICLFVCMCTKAVHLEVVSSMTTDDFLAAFRRFTSRRGPCTDLYSDCGTTFIGASKELQILHHRSKTSLPDHLAEGLHNHGTEWHFIPPASPHFGGLWEAGVKSTKHHLRRIMGERLLTYEELSTLLCQIESCLNSRPLCPLSTDPSDFAVLTPAHFLVGEPTTCIPEENLLDLNIDRLSRWKQIEKIKQHFWKRWSQEYLNRLQSRPKWNSLKRDVRVGDIVLILHERSLPGQWPLARVEETHPGSDGHCRVVTLYCNGKYIKRPITKICFLPSNDMSSPISKSSEDVQN comes from the exons atggagAATTTGTCGTCCATAGTAGAAATCCAGAAAAAAACATACAGCCATTTGCAAAGGTTAGAACAACGCTTTGAGAAAAAACCCGAAAAAGAGCGTAGCAGAGGATACATTAAGtgcattttggaagaaatcgagatGATTTACAAGTCGTTTAAAGAAGACCATGAACAAATTTGTGCCATGGTCTTAGACAACTCCATTGAGGAGAAAAATGTACCTTATCTTAAGGAAGACTTCTATGAAGTGTTCTTTGATACATACATAACATTTAAATCGAAACTTTTAGATCTCACTGATGAACCTGCTGTTTCTCACCATCCGTTGGCTAGTACATTTGTAACTACGCACAATAATAATTCTTCAACCACTTCCTATGCCAAGCTCCCAAAAATAGAATTACCTGTATTCACCGGAGAGTACCTTGAGTGGATACCCTACAGTGACATGTTCATATCTTTGGTACACAACAATCCGTCGTTGACagacatacaaaaatatttttatctaaAAGGTTCATGTAAGGGTTCTCCTTTAGACATTGTAAACCAATACccagcttccgaacgaaactactcCGCCGCATGGGAAGCTCTGAGAACTAGATATCAGAATAAAAGGAAATTGATAGACcaagttttgaataaattattttcaattccaCACTCAAATGGATCTTTTAGCAGCATTAAGGAATTGCTTGATTCAACCAGATCATCTCTTTCTCTTTTGAAGTCTTTAGACATCGACATAAAAACGTGGGATCCAATCCTCATATATTTAACGACACAGAAGATGGATAAAGAAACCCGAAAAGACTGGGAGCAATCTATCAATATAAATGAGAACCCGTCCATGGATGATTTGTTCAAGTTTTTGGAAGTTTCTTTTAGAACTTTGGAGTCTGTAGAGGAATCAGTTAATAGTATCGAAAAACCGGTGTCTTCCAGTCGTTCACAGCTAATAAAACCATATAAGAGATCACTTTATACGCATAATGCTGCCGTAAATGTAAATTATTGTGTATGCTGCCAACGAAGACACCCTCTATATAAATGCTTCAAATTCTCCTCGTTGTCACCAACTGAAAAGAGATCAGTCGTTTCTCAAAACAATATATGTTCAAATTGCCTAAACAGTGGCCACTTTTATAAACAATGTAAAATAGCCGCTCGCTGCCAGCAATGCCAAGAAAGTCACCACACCATACTACATGGAGCTTATGCTGCTGACATAGGACAGGATCGTATAACTACTGCTCTCTCCACCACGGGAGAGGATGAAAATGCAACTGCATTAAGTCATACACAATCAACTTCACATATGAATACTCATTTAACATCTCTTTCAGTGGGCCAGCCCTCCCAAATTCTATTAGCTACGGCCCAAGTATTAATTAAACATTCAACTGGAGAATATTGCGTTAAGGCTTTAGTTGATCCAGGCTCTCAAGCCTCTTTTGTAACAAGAGAGATTTGTCAGctgttaaatataaataaaaggagAATTGAAAAGACAACAGTTGACGGGATTGGATCAACAACCAGAACATCAATAAATCATATGGTAGAATTGAATTTGACATCgaaatatgataaaaattttactttaagtaTCAGtgctttaattttgtcaaaaataacatCATATAATCCGATCGATGTGAAGAAATGTGATCTGCCCAATCTGGAATCCTATCAATTATCTGATCCAACATTtaatttaccatctaaaataGATATATTGCTTGGAAGTGATGCTTACGGTGATATATTGCTAtcgaaaagtataaaaattccaaatagTGTATTCTTGCAGGAAAGCAAATTTGGGTGGCTGGTTTCTGGTCCTATTGGTAAGAGAGCCTCTAAATCTACTGTGAGTATAAATTGTTGCAACCTTGAAAATTTATTACGTGCATTTTGGGAACAAGAAGAGCTGATAGAATCaagaaaactttccatagaagaaGAAGCTTgtgaaacatattttttggagaCTTATAAACGGACTGCAGATGGTCGTTATGAAGTTCATTTGCCATTTCGAAGTTTAATACAAGGGAAAAGTATGCCTTTATTTCAGAACACGGATTATGTAGCTCTGAAAAGATTGAAACAACTTGAAGCTTCATTTAAATATCGGCCTCAATTTGCCCAAGCCTATAAAGAATTTATGGCTGAATACGAAAATCTAAATCATATGTCAAAGGTGGGAATTTATCCTAAAGATTTGCCGAGCAAAGCTTATTTATTACCTCATCATGGGGTTTTCCGTGAAAGCAGCGTAACCACTAAGCTCAGAGTAGTTTTTGACGGCAGCAGCATAACTTCAGATCAATCATCTTTAAATGACGAACTCGTTAGTGGACCAGCATTACAAAATGATTTGCCAACAGTTATAACTCGATGGAGACGTTTTAAAATCTCGTTTACGGCTGACTTGGAGAAGATGTTCCGCCAGATCAAAGTATTCAAAGACCACCAACTTTACCAATGTATTCTATGGCGTGACCCCAGCACCAACCAGATTAATATTTATAAGCTAAATACGGTTACATACGGTACCACATCAGCTCCTTTTCTAGCTATACGTATTTTAAAACAGATCGCATTGGATGGAAAAGATGAATATCCACTTGCAAGTAAAGTAATTGATTCTGACACATATGTTGATGATGTTATATCAGGCTGTGATACGGTCGAAGAGGCAGTAAATTTAACTCAACAGCTTGTTCGGCTACTGGGAAATTCTGGTTTTAATCTTCGAAAATGGAGTTCGAATTCCATCGATCTCTTACGTGCCATACCTtcagaatttcaaaataattcatCCAGTTTTCCACTGCAAAATCCTGAAATGGTTAAGGCTCTGGGCTTATCTTGGGACCCCAAAACggata ATTCGGCGAGGCTTTTCGACCCACTTGGATGGTTAGCTCCAACGACTATAATAGCAAAAGTTATGTTTCAAAATCTTTGGCGAGAAGGTTTGAACTGGACAGATCCATTACCGATGAATTTGCACAATGACTGGAGTAAATATCGAGAGTCGCTCAAGGATATCGAAAAATTGTCATTGCCAAGGTGGTTTAAATGCAGGTCTataacttctacagatttacacGCATTTTGCGATGCTTCTAAATTAGCATTCGCGGCAGTTGTATATATAAGAGTTGTGTCGGAAGATGGAATAGTTTATGTAAGTCTCGTCCAATCGAAGACAAAAGTAGCCCCATTGAAAGTACaaactataccaaaacttgAGCTTTGTGCTGCGGTTCTGTGTGCCAAGTTGTTGAACCAAGTGAGATCTTCGATTGGTCTAAAAATAAATGATGTAACGTTCTGGACCGACAGCACCACTGTACTTAACTGGATTAAAACCCAATCCTCTCAGCTTCCAGTATATGAGGCAAATCGAGTTTCCCAAATTCAGCGATTAACAAACATTTCTGAGTGGCGATACGTTTCGTCGTCCGAAAATCCTGCCGATTGCGCTACTAGAGGCCTTTTTCCTGAGGATCTAAAAAGGCATAATATTTGGTGGAATGGACCACAATGGCTAAGTGAGGATCCGAAAATGTGGCCTGTCATCAAGCTCAGAAATACCAATCAATCAACAAGCACTAAACCAATCCTGCATTCGTTAGCAGCTAGTACTTCAACTAAACCAAATTCATCAGATTATCCCGATTATCTTTCAAAATACTCATCATTCAACAAGCTCCAACGAATAACAGCATATATTTTACGATTCTACTATAATCTGAAATCTTCGATAAAAAGAGATGTCGCAGGAGAATTGCATCAATTTTCTGGATATCTGAAGACAGCCGAATTAAAAAGATCAAGATCTTTATTGGTGAAGATGTGTCAGCAGATATCCTTTAGAGGCGAGCTAACTtgtatcaaaaataaaataccaCTACCATGTAACAGCAGTATACTAAAACTACAGCCTTTTATGGACGACGAAGGTGTTCTTCGAGTTGGAGGGAGAATTCAACAAGCAGATTTATCGTTTGGAATAAAACATCCTATATTATTATCAAAAAATGATCCTATTTCTTATCTTATATTTGCAGAAGCTCATTCTAAAACTTTACATGGTGGAGTGCAGCTAATGCAGTCATATGTCGCAGCAAGCTACTGGGTGCTGTCAGCTCGAACTATAGCGAAATCCGTTAAGCGAAACTGCGTTACCTGTTTTAAATATGCCGCAAAAGCCGCCACACAAATAATGGGAAACCTGCCCCAAGTGCGTCTTAATCCCGCCAGGCCTTTCAAACACAGTGGTCTGGACTATGCTGGACCTATACTAATAAAGCAAAATACATTGAGAAGAAGCATCACAACCAAAGGGTACATTTGCCTCTTTGTATGCATGTGTACTAAAGCAGTTCACCTGGAAGTGGTATCCAGCATGACTACCGACGATTTTCTGGCCGCCTTTAGGAGATTTACTTCTCGAAGAGGGCCCTGTACAGATTTGTATTCAGATTGTGGCACAACGTTTATTGGAGCATCAAAGGAATTACAGATATTGCATCACAGATCCAAAACTTCCTTACCTGACCACTTAGCTGAAGGGCTTCATAATCATGGTACTGAGTGGCATTTTATACCCCCTGCTTCGCCCCATTTCGGTGGACTTTGGGAGGCGGGCGTGAAATCTACTAAGCATCATTTGCGTCGCATCATGGGAGAGCGATTATTAACTTATGAAGAACTATCAACTCTACTGTGTCAAATTGAAAGCTGTTTAAACTCCAGGCCTCTTTGCCCACTCTCCACAGATCCATCAGATTTCGCTGTTTTAACTCCAGCTCATTTTTTAGTTGGGGAGCCCACTACTTGTATACCCGAGGAGAATCTATTGGACTTAAATATAGATCGCCTATCTCGGTGGAAGCAAATTGAAAAGATAAAGCAGCATTTTTGGAAGCGTTGGTCACAGGAGTATCTAAACCGATTACAGTCAAGGCCAAAATGGAATTCATTGAAACGAGACGTTCGAGTTGGCGATATTGTGCTCATACTACATGAACGTAGTTTACCAGGTCAGTGGCCATTAGCACGTGTAGAAGAAACACATCCAGGATCTGATGGGCATTGCCGAGTTGTGACTCTATATTGTAACGGAAAATATATTAAACGAccgattacaaaaatttgtttccttccaTCCAATGACATGTCAAGTCCTATCTCAAAATCCTCTGAAGATGTCCAAAATTAA